The DNA region TGTCGCGCGTAGAGGTCCACAAGTGGCTAGGACTTCAGCGTGAGGTCGACATGCGAGATGGTGCGATCCGCGTCGTCGGCGCTGAAGAACTCGGCGCGCTGAAACCCGAAGAAGTTGGCCAGCAGGTTGGACGGGAACACTTCCTGGCGCGAGTTAAACTGCATGACGGTATCGTTGTAGAACTGGCGCGCGAAGGTGAGTTGGTTCTCGGTCGTCGTCAGCTCTTCCTGCAGTTGCAGCACGTTCTGGTTGCTCTTCAGTTCCGGATAATTCTCGATGACCGCGAGCAAACGCCCGAGCGATTGCGTCAACTGGCGCTCGGTCTCCGCGGTCTCCGCCACCGTCGTCGCGCTCACCGCCTTGGCGCGCGCGGCGACCACCCGTTCGAGCGTGTCGCGCTCGAACTGCATCGCACCCTTCACGGTCTCAATGAGATTGGGAATGAGGTCGTGGCGCCGTTTGAGCTGCACATCGATTTGCTTCCAACCGTTCTGGACCCGGTTTCGCAGCGTCACCAATCCGTTGTAGCTCAGCACCGCCCACGCAGCGGCGCCAAGGACGAGCAGGAGCAGAATGGTCGACATATGCCACCTCAGCGCCGCAGCACGGCGCGGCCGGGATACTCCGCTTTGCGGCCGAGTATCTCTTCGATCCGGAGTAACTGATTGTACTTCGCGGTGCGCTCGCCTCGGCAAGCGCTGCCGGTCTTGATCTGGCCGGCATTCACGGCAACGGCCAGGTCAGCGATGGTGGAGTCCTCGGTCTCACCGGAGCGGTGAGAGATCACGGTCGTGTAGCCCGCCGCCTTCGCCATCCGAATCGTTTCGAGGGTCTCAGTCAGCGTGCCGATCTGATTGAGCTTGATCAAGATCGAATTGCCGATGCCGGTGTCGATGCCGCGGCGCAAACGGATCGGGTTGGTGACGAACAAGTCGTCGCCGACCAATTGCACGCGGCGCCCGAGTCGCGCCGAGAGCGCTTGCCAGCCGTCCCAATCGTCCTCGGCGAGTCCGTCTTCAATCGAGACAATCGGATAGCGCGCCACCCAGTCGGCGTAGAAGTCAATCATCGCCGTACTCGATCGCCGCACCCCGTCCGATTTGCGGAAGACGTAGGCGCCGCGGTCGAAGAACTCGCTGGCGGCCGGGTCGAGGGCGAGCACCACCTGACGCCCGGGCTTGTAGCCGGCACGTTCGATCGCTTCGAGAATGATCTCGACCGCCTCTTGATTCGAACCGAGCGACGGCGCGAAGCCGCCTTCGTCACCGACCCCGGTGCTGTACTTGCGTTCCTTGAGTACGGTACGCAGTGTGTGAAAGACCTCTGTGCCGATGCGCAGCCC from Deltaproteobacteria bacterium includes:
- the eno gene encoding phosphopyruvate hydratase → MKIKQIVAREILDSRGNPTVEVDVRLSGDVVGRAAVPSGASTGEHEALELRDGKRRYLGKGVTRAVANVNKIIAPALRGRDVRKQDAIDRFLIDLDGTPNKRRLGANAMLGVSLAVAHAAAAAVGEPLFRYLGGKQATVLPVPMMNILNGGAHADSSVDLQEFMVMPVGARSFAEGLRIGTEVFHTLRTVLKERKYSTGVGDEGGFAPSLGSNQEAVEIILEAIERAGYKPGRQVVLALDPAASEFFDRGAYVFRKSDGVRRSSTAMIDFYADWVARYPIVSIEDGLAEDDWDGWQALSARLGRRVQLVGDDLFVTNPIRLRRGIDTGIGNSILIKLNQIGTLTETLETIRMAKAAGYTTVISHRSGETEDSTIADLAVAVNAGQIKTGSACRGERTAKYNQLLRIEEILGRKAEYPGRAVLRR
- a CDS encoding LemA family protein, with the protein product MSTILLLLVLGAAAWAVLSYNGLVTLRNRVQNGWKQIDVQLKRRHDLIPNLIETVKGAMQFERDTLERVVAARAKAVSATTVAETAETERQLTQSLGRLLAVIENYPELKSNQNVLQLQEELTTTENQLTFARQFYNDTVMQFNSRQEVFPSNLLANFFGFQRAEFFSADDADRTISHVDLTLKS